The proteins below are encoded in one region of Hordeum vulgare subsp. vulgare chromosome 3H, MorexV3_pseudomolecules_assembly, whole genome shotgun sequence:
- the LOC123445744 gene encoding ABC transporter B family member 20-like has translation MAAGGAAAAAHGVALVVYLHLFGRAINSLHGRHTDQLFNDIKQHALYFLYIAIGVFFAGWIEVSCWILTGERQTAVIRSKYVQVLLNQDMSFFDTYGNNGDIVSQVLSDVLLIQSALSEKVGNYIHNMATFFGGLVIGLVNCWQIALLTLATGPFIVAAGGISNIFLHRLAENIQDAYGEAASIAEQAILYIRTLYSFTNETLAKYSYATSLQATLRYGILISLVQGLGLGFTYGLAICSCALQLWVGRFLILRGRANGGEIVVALFAIILSGLGLNQAATNFYSFEQGRIAAYRLYEMISRSTSTVNQDGRTLNSVQGNIEFRNVYFSYLSRPEIPILSGFYLTVPARKTVALVGRNGSGKSSIIPLMERFYDPTLGEVLLDGENIKNLKLEWLRSQIGLVTQEPALLSLSIRENIAYGRSATTDQIEEAAKTAHAHTFISSLEKGYETQVGRAGLSLTEEQKIKLSIARAVLSNPSILLLDEVTGALDFEAEKAVQEALDVLMLGRSTIIIARRLSLIRNADYIAVMEEGQLVEMGTHEELLNLDGLYAELLKCEEAAKLPKRTPMRNYKEPSSFQIERDSSASHSFQESSSPIMSKSPSLQKTHGFLAFRNSDANPNSRESPNIQSPPSEQMAEIRLPMVPSERAPSIKRQDSFEMKLPDLPKIDVPLHRQSSNTSDPESPISPLLTSDPKNERSHSKTFSRTLDIFDNFRADPSKKNQTKAPSFWKLAELSLTEYFYALLGSAGAACFGSFNPLLAYTISLILVAYYRIGVRDVHDEVNKYCSFIVGMGIITVLANFLQHFYFGIMGEKMTERVRRMMFSAILRNEVGWFDDEENSADILSMRLANDATFVRAAFSNRLSIFIQDTSAIFVALLLGMLLEWRVALVALATLPILVISAVAQKMWLSGFSRGIQEMHRKASLVLEDAVRNIYTVVAFCAGNKIMELYRLQLGSILTKSFVHGMGIGFAFGFSQFLLFACNALLLWYTAVAVKAGHLSLVTALKEYIVFSFATFALVEPFGLAPYILKRRKSLTSVFEIIDRVPKIDPDDASGLKPPNVYGSIEFRSVDFCYPTRPEMMVLSNFSLKVNGGQTIAVVGVSGSGKSTIISLIERFYDPTAGQVLLDGRDLKLFNVRWLRSHMGLVPQDPVIFSTTIRENIIYARHNATESEMKEAARIANAHHFISSLPHGYDTHVGMRGVDLTPGQKQRIAIARVVLKNAPIVLLDEASSAIESESSRVVQEALDTLIMGNKTTILIAHRAAMMKHVDNIVVLNGGKIVEQGTHDSLVQMNGLYIKLMQPHFTKGFRQRRLI, from the exons ATGGCCGCGGGGGGCGCCGCTGCCGCAGCCCACGGGGTCGCGCTCGTCGTCTACCTCCACCTCTTCGGCCGCGCCATCAACTCGCTCCACGGCCGCCACACCGACCAGCTCTTCAACGACATCAAGCAG CACGCTTTATACTTCCTCTATATAGCCATTGGTGTGTTCTTTGCTGGATGGATAG AGGTTTCATGCTGGATTTTGACTGGGGAAAGGCAGACAGCAGTGATAAGGTCAAAGTATGTCCAAGTCTTGTTAAACCAAGACATGAGTTTCTTTGATACCTATGGAAACAATGGTGATATTGTTAGTCAAGTGCTGAGTGATGTCTTGCTCATTCAGTCTGCCCTGAGCGAGAAA GTTGGAAACTACATCCACAATATGGCTACATTTTTTGGTGGACTTGTCATTGGTTTGGTGAACTGTTGGCAAATAGCTCTTTTGACATTGGCCACTGGACCCTTCATTGTTGCTGCAGGAGGAATATCAAACATATTTCTCCATAGACTGGCAGAAAATATTCAGGATGCGTATGGTGAGGCAGCAAGCATTGCTGAACAG GCAATCTTATACATTAGGACATTGTACTCCTTCACAAATGAGACCCTGGCAAAATATTCTTATGCTACTTCGCTTCAAGCGACTCTGCGCTATGGGATTCTGATAAGTCTGGTGCAAGGTCTTGGTCTCGGATTTACATATGGGCTTGCCATATGTTCTTGTGCCTTACAACTTTGGGTCGGGAGATTCCTTATTTTGCGTGGAAGAGCAAATGGTGGTGAAATTGTAGTTGCCCTGTTTGCTATTATTCTGAGTGGACT TGGACTCAATCAAGCAGCAACGAACTTCTACTCCTTCGAGCAAGGACGTATAGCTGCATACAGACTCTATGAAATGATAAGCCGTTCAACTTCTACTGTAAACCAGGATGGTCGTACCTTAAATTCAGTACAAGGCAACATTGAGTTTCGTAATGTCTACTTCAGTTATCTCTCCCGGCCAGAAATCCCCATCTTAAGCGGGTTCTACCTTACTGTACCTGCTAGAAAGACCGTTGCTCTTGTTGGTAGAAATGGTTCAGGAAAAAGCAGCATAATACCTCTCATGGAGAGATTCTATGACCCAACCTTAG GTGAAGTACTTTTGGATGGGGAGAATATAAAGAACTTGAAGCTAGAGTGGTTAAGAAGCCAAATAGGACTTGTGACCCAAGAACCAGCATTGTTGAGCTTGAGCATTCGGGAAAATATCGCATATGGAAGATCTGCTACAACTGACCAGATTGAGGAGGCAGCCAAAACAGCTCATGCACATACTTTCATCAGTTCACTAGAAAAAGGATATGAAACCCAG GTTGGTCGTGCTGGGCTTTCGCTGACGGAGGAACAGAAGATAAAGCTCTCCATTGCTCGTGCTGTGCTCTCAAATCCATCAATTCTTTTACTGGATGAGGTTACTGGTGCTCTTGATTTTGAGGCTGAGAAAGCTGTTCAGGAAGCActagatgttttgatgcttgggaGGTCTACTATCATCATAGCTAGACGTCTCAGCCTTATCAGGAATGCTGATTATATAGCAGTGATGGAGGAAGGCCAACTTGTTGAGATGGGGACACATGAAGAATTGTTAAATCTTGATGGTCTTTATGCCGAACTTCTTAAGTGTGAGGAGGCAGCAAAACTTCCGAAGAG GACACCTATGAGAAACTACAAAGAGCCCAGCTCCTTCCAAATTGAACGGGATTCGTCAGCAAGCCACAGTTTCCAGGAGTCATCTTCTCCTATCATGTCAAAATCACCTTCACTTCAGAAAACACATGGTTTTCTTGCATTCCGAAATTCTGATGCCAATCCTAACTCGCGTGAGTCGCCAAACATTCAGAGTCCTCCTTCAGAGCAAATGGCGGAAATCAGACTACCTATGGTTCCTTCTGAGAGAGCTCCATCAATCAAAAGGCAGGATAGTTTTGAAATGAAATTGCCTGATCTTCCCAAAATTGATGTTCCCTTACACCGACAGTCTTCAAATACTTCAGATCCAGAATCACCAATATCACCATTGTTGACTTCTGATCCAAAAAATGAGCGTTCCCACTCAAAAACTTTCAGCCGAACTCTTGATATTTTTGATAATTTTCGTGCTGATCCGTCAAAGAAGAATCAAACAAAAGCTCCATCATTTTGGAAGCTTGCTGAGCTTAGCCTTACGGAGTATTTTTATGCTCTGCTGGGGAGTGCTGGTGCTGCCTGCTTTGGTTCATTTAATCCTCTTCTTGCTTATACAATATCCTTAATACTGGTGGCATACTACAGAATAGGTGTCCGCGATGTACATGATGAAGTGAACAAGTATTGCTCATTCATTGTTGGCATGGGTATAATTACTGTGCTGGCTAACTTCTTGCAACACTTCTATTTTGGTATAATGGGAGAGAAAATGACTGAGCGTGTAAGAAGGATGATGTTTTCAG CAATTCTGCGCAATGAAGTTGGATGGTTTGATGATGAGGAGAACAGCGCGGACATTTTGTCCATGCGGCTCGCAAATGATGCAACATTTGTTCGTGCTGCTTTCAGCAACAGGCTTTCTATATTCATCCAAGATACATCGGCTATTTTTGTGGCGCTTCTTCTGGGTATGCTGCTAGAATGGCGGGTTGCTCTTGTTGCACTCGCAACCTTGCCTATCCTTGTGATTTCTGCAGTCGCACAG AAAATGTGGCTTTCTGGCTTTTCTAGAGGAATTCAGGAGATGCACAGGAAAGCTTCTTTAGTTCTTGAAGATGCAGTCAGGAATATCTATACCGTGGTGGCATTCTGTGCTGGTAACAAAATAATGGAGCTTTACAGACTGCAGCTAGGAAGTATTCTCACAAAAAGCTTTGTTCATGGGATGGGCATTGGCTTTGCCTTTGGCTTCTCTCAGTTCCTTCTTTTCGCCTGCAATGCGCTTCTGCTATGGTATACAGCTGTAGCTGTGAAGGCTGGGCATCTTAGCCTGGTAACAGCACTCAAAGAGTACATTGTCTTCTCTTTTGCGACTTTTGCATTGGTGGAGCCATTTGGCCTTGCGCCATACATTCTCAAACGTCGGAAATCCCTGACCTCTGTATTTGAGATTATTGACCGTGTGCCCAAGATTGATCCAGATGATGCGAGTGGCCTGAAACCCCCCAATGTGTATGGGAGCATTGAGTTCCGGAGTGTTGATTTCTGCTACCCAACTCGACCTGAGATGATGGTATTGAGTAATTTCAGCCTTAAAGTCAATGGAGGACAGACTATTGCTGTGGTGGGTGTATCTGGGTCAGGGAAGAGCACGATAATCTCCTTGATCGAGAGGTTCTATGACCCCACTGCTGGCCAAGTTTTGCTGGATGGCCGTGATCTGAAGCTGTTCAATGTGAGATGGCTGCGGAGCCACATGGGACTGGTTCCTCAGGACCCTGTCATATTCTCCACAACCATAAGAGAGAACATCATATACGCGAGGCACAATGCGACGGAGTCCGAGATGAAGGAGGCTGCCAGGATCGCGAATGCCCACCATTTCATCAGCAGCCTGCCCCACGGCTACGACACGCACGTGGGGATGCGCGGAGTTGACTTGACGCCCGGGCAGAAGCAGCGGATCGCCATTGCCCGTGTCGTGCTGAAGAATGCGCCCATTGTGTTGCTTGATGAAGCCAGCTCTGCTATCGAGTCTGAGTCAAG
- the LOC123445745 gene encoding uncharacterized protein LOC123445745 produces the protein MECNKDEALRAKQIAERKFESKDLQGAKKFALKAKSLFPDLEGIMQMIITLDVYLTSELKVAGDRDWYSILSVDTSADDETVRKQYRKLALLLHPDKNKSVGAEGAFQLVKEAWTVLSDKTKRLLYDQKRKVVVLQQRTAQSNRTRTTPGAANGFENFAAKSPPFQPRANKPKTGSSTSAVRQRPPPPPKRPPPHYQAPAPAPPPATKSTFWTSCNKCKMNFEYLKVYIDHTLLCPSCREPFLAKEVAVPPTEDVHAVRNSNVSGAPQDASTGRNYQWGPFSRAAGAASATASSSAAAQAANMVHQTYEKVKREREEAQAVARREEALQRKQNPLKRPADVSMNYGMGGSAFGKKMRTDAGGGSSSIPAGPWAQFARMPGGTIPFSTNTGGFEFHIINGVPTWRPKPPTRISVTKTFSQQDLRRILIAKMKSDLREKLNEIRSRPPQVTVDVPVSKKHVERSKATVDSTARQTSKKHAEGSSKASDDSTANNDDCADPEENGSANSTATENGDEDPLSFTVPDPDFHDFDEDRTEERFQSDQIWASYDDDDGMPRFYAFIQKIISLNPFKVKISYLETKTNSEFGSLSWVSSGFTKTCGDFRIAKHRICDVVNMFSHQIKWEKGPRGVVKVYPREGDIWALYQNWSPEWDEDTPTNVLHVYDLVEILDDYDEDQGISVIPLVKVTGFRTVFQRHQNRDVIKRIPKGEMFRFSHQVPFYKLSGEEAPNVPKDSYEVDPAAISKELLQGITETAEEAEGTSKSS, from the coding sequence ATGGAGTGCAACAAGGATGAGGCCCTTAGGGCGAAGCAAATTGCAGAGAGGAAGTTTGAATCCAAGGACCTGCAGGGGgccaagaaattcgccctcaaggccAAGTCTCTCTTTCCGGATCTTGAGGGCATCATGCAGATGATCATCACCTTGGATGTTTACCTTACCTCGGAACTGAAGGTTGCTGGTGATAGGGACTGGTACTCTATCCTCTCTGTGGACACGTCGGCAGATGATGAAACTGTGAGGAAGCAGTACAGGAAGTTGGCACTTCTACTCCATCCTGACAAGAACAAATCAGTGGGTGCTGAGGGTGCTTTCCAGTTGGTTAAAGAGGCATGGACTGTGTTATCCGATAAGACCAAGAGACTGTTGTATGATCAAAAAAGGAAAGTAGTTGTACTACAACAGAGGACAGCCCAATCAAATAGGACAAGAACAACTCCAGGTGCAGCCAATGGCTTCGAGAATTTCGCAGCCAAATCACCTCCTTTTCAGCCAAGAGCAAACAAGCCAAAGACAGGGTCATCAACATCTGCAGTGCGCCAGCGCCCGCCCCCACCTCCAAAACGCCCGCCTCCTCACTATcaggctcctgctcctgctccaccTCCAGCAACGAAGTCCACATTTTGGACCTCATGCAACAAATGCAAGATGAATTTTGAATATCTTAAAGTGTATATAGATCATACTCTTCTCTGCCCTAGCTGCCGCGAGCCATTCCTTGCAAAAGAGGTAGCGGTGCCACCGACTGAAGATGTTCATGCAGTACGGAACTCAAACGTCAGTggtgcacctcaagatgcaagcaCTGGGAGGAATTATCAGTGGGGTCCATTCTCAAGGGCAGCTGGTGCAGCTAGTGCTACTGCATCATCATCTGCTGCTGCTCAAGCTGCTAATATGGTTCATCAGACATACGAGAAagttaagagagagagggaggaggcacaAGCAGTAGCAAGAAGGGAAGAAGCTCTTCAGAGGAAGCAGAATCCTCTAAAAAGGCCAGCAGATGTGTCAATGAACTATGGAATGGGCGGCAGTGCATTTGGAAAGAAGATGAGAACTGATGCTGGAGGTGGTTCTTCATCCATTCCCGCAGGTCCATGGGCCCAATTTGCCAGGATGCCAGGTGGAACTATTCCATTTTCAACCAACACTGGAGGCTTTGAGTTTCATATTATTAATGGTGTACCTACATGGAGGCCCAAGCCCCCTACTCGGATCAGTGTAACTAAGACTTTTTCTCagcaagatcttcggagaattttGATTGCCAAGATGAAGAGCGATTTGAGGGAGAAGCTAAATGAGATACGAAGTAGGCCACCCCAAGTTACTGTTGATGTTCCAGTGAGCAAGAAACATGTTGAGCGTAGTAAAGCAACAGTTGATTCTACTGCAAGACAAACGAGCAAGAAACATGCTGAGGGTAGTAGTAAAGCATCAGATGATTCTACTGCAAATAATGATGATTGTGCTGATCCAGAGGAGAATGGTTCTGCTAATAGCACAGCTACTGAAAATGGAGATGAGGACCCTTTGTCTTTTACTGTTCCTGATCCTGATTTCCATGATTTTGATGAGGATCGCACCGAGGAACGTTTTCAGAGTGATCAAATTTGGGCTTCatacgacgatgatgatggcatgcctcgGTTTTACGCATTTATTCAGAAAATTATCTCCTTGAATCCGTTTAAGGTCAAGATAAGTTACCTCGAGACCAAGAcgaatagtgaatttggatcattgaGTTGGGTTTCTTCTGGCTTCACAAAGACATGTGGTGATTTCAGAATTGCCAAACATCGAATCTGTGATGTGGTCAACATGTTCTCTCACCAGATTAAATGGGAGAAAGGCCCACGTGGGGTGGTCAAAGTTTACCCACGCGAAGGCGATATCTGGGCTTTGTACCAAAACTGGTCCCCTGAATGGGATGAAGATACTCCAACTAATGTGCTGCATGTCTATGATCTGGTTGAGATACTGGATGATTATGACGAAGATCAAGGAATCTCTGTCATTCCCTTGGTTAAGGTTACTGGATTTCGAACAGTTTTTCAGCGTCACCAGAACCGGGACGTCATCAAGAGGATTCCAAAAGGGGAGATGTTTCGGTTTTCACATCAGGTCCCCTTCTATAAGTTGTCAGGGGAAGAAGCTCCAAACGTCCCCAAAGATAGCTATGAGGTAGACCCAGCTGCCATTTCTAAAGAACTTCTTCAGGGGATCACAGAAACGGCGGAGGAGGCAGAAGGAACTTCTAAATCCAGTTGA